A genomic stretch from Mycobacterium paraterrae includes:
- a CDS encoding transglutaminase-like domain-containing protein, with product MPTWHDNGDREATALANREVGAQIDVEVTAPTTLEFQVAVARQPGLDVSESLAITFNGNPIQPREIVGPHDTRIHSIEVGEGAVSLSYQATVAGEAEPAPVRDIDVITYLRPSRYAEADKFFGFAATEFGQYTDSATLLEKVAAWVGARLDYVPGSSDPIDGAADTLLAGAGVCRDYAHLVVALLRAVNVPARLVAVYAPGCDPMDFHAVAEALVDGEWRVVDATCLAPRQSMVRIATGRDAADTAFLDNHKGSITLNNMVVTAYVDGQLPVDSIDHLVSLG from the coding sequence ATGCCCACCTGGCACGACAATGGCGACCGCGAAGCGACGGCCCTGGCCAATCGCGAAGTCGGCGCGCAGATCGATGTCGAGGTCACCGCGCCCACCACACTGGAGTTCCAGGTGGCCGTGGCGCGACAACCCGGTCTCGACGTCAGCGAATCATTGGCGATTACGTTCAACGGCAACCCGATTCAACCCCGTGAGATCGTCGGACCGCATGACACCCGGATTCACTCGATAGAGGTCGGCGAGGGAGCGGTGAGCCTGTCGTATCAGGCGACGGTCGCTGGCGAGGCGGAGCCCGCGCCGGTCCGCGATATCGACGTCATCACCTATCTCCGGCCGAGCCGTTACGCCGAGGCCGACAAGTTCTTCGGCTTCGCCGCAACCGAGTTCGGGCAGTACACCGATTCGGCGACGTTGCTCGAGAAGGTTGCCGCCTGGGTCGGGGCGCGACTGGATTACGTTCCCGGATCCAGTGATCCGATCGACGGGGCCGCCGACACGCTTCTGGCCGGCGCCGGGGTGTGCCGCGACTACGCCCACCTCGTGGTTGCTTTGCTCCGTGCGGTCAACGTTCCGGCGCGACTGGTGGCGGTATACGCACCCGGCTGCGACCCGATGGACTTTCACGCGGTGGCCGAGGCGTTGGTGGACGGCGAGTGGCGGGTGGTCGACGCGACGTGCTTGGCGCCGCGGCAGTCGATGGTGCGCATCGCCACCGGCCGCGATGCCGCGGACACCGCGTTTCTGGACAACCACAAAGGCTCAATCACGTTGAACAACATGGTCGTAACGGCATACGTCGACGGGCAATTGCCTGTCGACTCGATCGACCACTTGGTGAGCTTGGGCTAA
- a CDS encoding glutamine synthetase III, with the protein MSGNAVRLQAITNVEAYEPPAISFDPGEEPGEIFAANVFTKAEMQARLPKAAYKSLVATIDKGAKLDPAVADVVAVAMKDWALEKGATHYAHVFYPMTGLTAEKHDSFLEPVSDGQSLAEFAGKTLIQGEPDASSFPSGGLRSTFEARGYTGWDATSPAYILDNPNGKTLCIPTVFVSMTGEALDYKTPLLRSQQAMGAQAERILKLFGHKDLNHVVSFCGPEQEYFLVDRHFFLSRPDLINAGRTLFGAKPPKGQEFDDHYFGAVPERVLGFMMDTERELFKLGIPAKTRHNEVAPGQFEIAPMFERANIASDHQQLLMTVFKTVAKKHGMECLFHEKPFAGVNGSGKHVNFSMGNSELGSLLVPGDTPHENAQFLVFCAAVIRAVHKFGGLLRVSVASATNDHRLGANEAPPAIISIFLGEQLADVFDQIAKGSATSSKGKGTMIIGVDTLPPLPTDAGDRNRTSPFAFTGNRFEFRAPGSGQTVAVPMIVLNTIMADSFDYMASILEQAVADGEEFDKAVQTLLTEVITEHGAVVFNGDGYSDNWQIEAAERGLPNLKTTLDAIPELIKPDAIELFEKYGVFNERELHSRYEVRLEQYALTIGVEAKLALEMGTTVILPAAIRYQTELAQNVVALKAAGVTASTTALETVSAQIADLESGLAELKAALGDHSAETALDEAKHAQEKLLPAMTAIRTAADELEGIVADDLWPLPTYQEMLYIL; encoded by the coding sequence TTGAGCGGCAATGCAGTGCGCCTGCAAGCAATTACCAACGTCGAGGCGTACGAGCCTCCCGCGATCAGTTTCGACCCGGGCGAAGAGCCGGGCGAGATCTTTGCGGCGAACGTTTTCACCAAAGCGGAAATGCAAGCGCGGCTGCCGAAGGCGGCCTACAAGTCGCTCGTCGCCACCATCGACAAGGGCGCCAAGCTCGATCCCGCTGTCGCCGACGTGGTCGCGGTCGCCATGAAGGACTGGGCACTGGAGAAGGGTGCCACCCACTACGCGCACGTTTTCTACCCGATGACCGGGCTCACCGCGGAGAAGCACGACAGCTTCCTCGAGCCGGTGTCCGACGGCCAGAGCCTCGCCGAGTTCGCCGGCAAAACGCTGATCCAAGGCGAGCCGGACGCCTCCAGCTTCCCTTCCGGCGGGCTGCGCAGCACCTTCGAGGCGCGCGGTTACACCGGCTGGGACGCCACCAGCCCGGCCTACATCCTGGACAACCCGAACGGCAAAACGCTCTGCATACCAACGGTTTTCGTCTCGATGACAGGCGAGGCGCTGGACTACAAGACCCCGCTGCTGCGCAGCCAGCAGGCGATGGGCGCCCAAGCCGAACGCATCTTGAAGTTGTTCGGCCACAAGGACCTCAACCACGTCGTCTCGTTCTGCGGGCCTGAGCAGGAGTACTTCCTGGTCGACCGGCACTTCTTCCTCTCGCGGCCAGACTTGATCAACGCCGGCCGGACGTTGTTCGGAGCCAAGCCGCCCAAGGGCCAGGAATTCGACGACCACTACTTCGGCGCCGTTCCGGAACGCGTTCTCGGCTTCATGATGGACACCGAGCGCGAGCTGTTCAAGCTCGGCATCCCGGCCAAGACCCGGCACAACGAGGTGGCCCCCGGCCAGTTCGAGATCGCGCCGATGTTCGAGCGCGCCAACATCGCCTCCGACCACCAGCAACTGCTGATGACGGTGTTCAAGACGGTTGCCAAGAAGCACGGCATGGAGTGTCTGTTCCACGAGAAGCCGTTCGCAGGTGTCAACGGATCGGGAAAGCACGTCAACTTCTCGATGGGCAACTCCGAACTGGGTTCGCTGCTGGTCCCTGGTGACACCCCGCACGAGAACGCGCAGTTCCTGGTGTTCTGTGCCGCGGTGATTCGCGCCGTCCACAAGTTCGGTGGGCTGCTGCGGGTTTCGGTGGCCTCGGCGACCAACGACCACCGCCTGGGCGCCAACGAGGCGCCGCCGGCAATCATCTCGATCTTCCTTGGTGAGCAGCTCGCCGACGTCTTCGACCAGATTGCCAAGGGCTCGGCGACGTCGTCAAAGGGCAAGGGCACCATGATCATCGGTGTCGACACGCTGCCACCCCTGCCGACCGACGCCGGTGACCGCAACCGCACCAGCCCGTTCGCCTTCACCGGTAACCGGTTCGAGTTCCGGGCGCCGGGCTCTGGGCAGACGGTCGCCGTTCCGATGATCGTGCTCAACACGATCATGGCCGACTCGTTCGACTACATGGCGTCGATCCTCGAGCAGGCGGTCGCCGACGGGGAGGAGTTCGACAAGGCCGTGCAAACGCTGCTCACCGAAGTGATCACTGAGCACGGAGCGGTGGTGTTCAACGGCGACGGTTACTCAGACAACTGGCAGATCGAGGCCGCCGAGCGCGGCCTGCCGAACTTGAAGACGACGCTGGACGCAATCCCGGAGCTGATCAAGCCCGACGCGATCGAGCTGTTCGAGAAGTACGGCGTGTTCAACGAGCGTGAGTTGCACAGCCGCTACGAAGTTCGTTTGGAGCAGTACGCGCTAACGATCGGAGTGGAGGCCAAGCTGGCGCTCGAGATGGGCACCACGGTCATCCTGCCCGCGGCAATCCGCTACCAGACCGAGCTGGCGCAGAACGTCGTGGCGCTGAAGGCCGCCGGTGTGACGGCCAGCACGACTGCCTTGGAAACGGTTTCGGCTCAGATCGCGGACCTCGAGTCGGGACTCGCGGAGCTCAAGGCGGCGCTGGGCGATCACTCGGCCGAGACGGCGTTGGATGAAGCCAAACACGCACAGGAGAAGTTGCTGCCGGCCATGACCGCGATCCGCACTGCGGCCGACGAGCTGGAAGGCATTGTGGCCGACGACCTGTGGCCGCTACCCACCTACCAGGAGATGCTGTACATCCTTTAA
- a CDS encoding NAD(P)H-dependent amine dehydrogenase family protein: MTTPLRVFQVATGNVGSEMIKRIALRPDLELIGVHCYSPEKVGKDSGELAGTAPNGVKATGSIEEIIAAKPDVVTFHGVFPDEDLYVRVLEAGINIVTTADWITGWHRDTNHPHPSGKPVSQLLQEACEKGGSTFYGTGMNPGLNQILGVVCSADVAEIENVTTIESVDVSCHHSKDTWIEVGYGLPVDDPEIPSKLEKYTRVFADSVLMMADCFDVTLDEVKFSYELGACTKDVDLGWYTLPKGSLGGNYIKYQGMVDGVPRVETHLEWQMTPHTDPSWHIKGCYITQITGDPCVYNKHMIFPKPGVDLSDPSNFASIGMTVTGMPALSAIAGVVAAPPGLLTSADLPLRGFAGRFKR, translated from the coding sequence ATGACAACACCGCTGAGGGTGTTCCAAGTGGCCACCGGCAACGTCGGGTCCGAGATGATCAAACGCATCGCGCTGCGTCCCGACTTGGAACTCATTGGGGTGCACTGCTACTCGCCCGAGAAAGTCGGTAAGGACAGCGGCGAGCTGGCCGGTACCGCGCCGAACGGGGTCAAGGCGACGGGCAGCATCGAGGAGATCATTGCGGCCAAGCCGGACGTAGTGACGTTCCACGGCGTCTTTCCCGACGAGGACCTTTACGTACGGGTGCTCGAGGCAGGCATCAACATCGTCACGACCGCCGACTGGATCACCGGCTGGCACCGCGACACTAATCACCCGCACCCCTCCGGCAAGCCGGTGAGCCAACTGCTGCAAGAAGCCTGCGAGAAGGGCGGCTCGACGTTTTACGGCACCGGAATGAACCCGGGGCTCAATCAGATTCTGGGGGTGGTCTGTTCGGCCGATGTCGCCGAAATCGAGAACGTCACCACCATCGAATCGGTCGACGTCTCGTGTCACCACTCCAAGGACACCTGGATCGAAGTCGGCTACGGCCTGCCCGTCGACGATCCCGAGATCCCCTCCAAGCTCGAGAAATACACCCGGGTGTTCGCAGACAGCGTGCTGATGATGGCCGACTGTTTCGACGTGACACTCGACGAGGTCAAATTCAGCTACGAGCTGGGCGCTTGCACCAAAGATGTCGACCTGGGCTGGTACACGCTGCCCAAGGGGTCGCTGGGCGGTAACTACATCAAATACCAAGGCATGGTCGACGGGGTGCCGCGGGTGGAGACGCATTTGGAATGGCAGATGACGCCGCACACCGATCCCAGCTGGCACATCAAGGGCTGCTACATCACCCAGATCACGGGCGACCCGTGTGTTTACAACAAGCACATGATCTTTCCGAAGCCCGGTGTGGATCTGTCCGATCCGTCGAACTTCGCGTCCATCGGCATGACCGTCACCGGGATGCCGGCGTTGTCCGCCATCGCCGGCGTCGTCGCGGCACCGCCCGGCCTGCTCACCAGCGCCGACCTGCCGTTACGCGGGTTCGCCGGCCGGTTCAAGCGGTAG
- a CDS encoding Rieske 2Fe-2S domain-containing protein, translating into MAKPPLSMKPTGWFQVAWSDEIAVGHVHTMTYFGQEMVAWRAESGAVTVMNAYCEHLGAHLGFGGKVVGEVLQCPFHGWQWSREGRNVCIPYQDRPNRGRRIKTYPVVERNESVYIWHDVDGREPFFEAPDIFSDFHDGSSSADYYPQQRLFRQRLEMHPQYVLENGVDFAHFKYVHQTPIVPVFTRHDFAQPVSFVDFTITFEGDDNQKIEDIDSRVEAINGGLGIAVTKSWGMIDNRTISAITPVDEATSDVRFMVYIGRTPGKDSERAETKAREFGHEVIRQFEQDIEIWRHQRYSDPPALAPAEYEGFTAIRNWAKQFYPDGIGGSAAEVYAASEKG; encoded by the coding sequence ATGGCAAAACCGCCGTTGTCGATGAAGCCGACTGGCTGGTTCCAGGTGGCCTGGTCAGACGAGATCGCGGTCGGTCACGTCCACACGATGACTTATTTCGGCCAGGAGATGGTTGCCTGGCGGGCGGAGTCCGGCGCGGTCACCGTAATGAACGCTTACTGCGAGCACCTCGGTGCGCACCTCGGGTTCGGCGGCAAGGTCGTCGGCGAGGTTCTGCAGTGCCCCTTCCACGGCTGGCAGTGGAGCCGCGAGGGTCGCAACGTGTGCATTCCGTACCAGGATCGCCCGAACCGCGGCCGGCGCATCAAGACGTATCCGGTCGTGGAGCGCAACGAGTCCGTCTACATCTGGCACGACGTGGACGGGCGTGAGCCGTTCTTCGAGGCGCCCGACATCTTCAGCGACTTCCACGACGGCAGCAGCAGCGCCGACTATTACCCGCAGCAGCGACTCTTCCGACAGCGCCTGGAGATGCATCCCCAGTATGTGCTCGAAAACGGCGTGGATTTCGCACATTTCAAATACGTCCACCAGACACCGATCGTGCCTGTCTTCACTCGCCACGACTTCGCCCAGCCGGTCTCCTTCGTCGATTTCACCATCACCTTCGAAGGCGACGACAACCAGAAGATCGAGGACATCGACAGCCGGGTCGAAGCGATCAACGGCGGGCTGGGCATCGCGGTCACCAAAAGCTGGGGGATGATCGACAACCGCACCATCTCCGCCATCACCCCGGTTGACGAGGCCACCTCCGACGTCCGGTTCATGGTGTACATCGGCCGAACGCCCGGCAAGGATTCGGAGCGAGCCGAAACCAAGGCCCGCGAATTCGGCCACGAGGTGATCCGCCAGTTCGAGCAGGACATCGAAATCTGGCGGCACCAACGCTATTCGGACCCACCCGCGCTGGCGCCCGCCGAGTACGAGGGTTTCACCGCGATCCGCAACTGGGCGAAACAGTTCTATCCCGACGGCATCGGTGGCAGCGCTGCCGAGGTGTACGCCGCGTCTGAGAAAGGCTGA
- a CDS encoding TetR/AcrR family transcriptional regulator, whose product MLDAAVRSLASGDPGAVSASRIAKESGATWGAVQYQFGDVDGFWAAVLHHTAERRDATMSAFTSAAPEAPLRERVAAIIDTLYHGLASQDSRAIENLRAALPREPDELERLFPRTAAELFSWGKSWQETCQRAFADLGVDPQRVREVATLIPGAMRGLVSERQLGSFADLDEARQGLTNALATYLEQSRTR is encoded by the coding sequence ATGCTGGATGCGGCGGTGCGCTCGCTGGCCTCTGGTGACCCGGGTGCGGTATCGGCGAGTCGGATCGCCAAGGAGAGCGGCGCGACGTGGGGTGCGGTGCAGTACCAATTCGGCGACGTCGACGGTTTCTGGGCCGCGGTGTTGCATCACACCGCGGAGCGGCGGGACGCGACAATGTCGGCCTTCACCAGCGCTGCGCCGGAAGCCCCCTTGCGGGAGCGGGTCGCGGCGATCATCGACACGCTGTATCACGGCCTGGCATCGCAGGATTCGCGGGCGATCGAGAATCTGCGGGCTGCACTCCCCCGCGAGCCCGACGAGTTGGAGCGCCTGTTTCCACGTACCGCGGCCGAGCTGTTCTCATGGGGCAAGAGCTGGCAGGAGACATGTCAACGGGCGTTCGCGGATCTGGGCGTTGACCCGCAGCGGGTCCGGGAGGTCGCCACGCTTATTCCGGGCGCGATGCGCGGCCTGGTGTCCGAACGCCAACTCGGCTCGTTCGCCGACCTCGACGAAGCACGTCAAGGGTTGACCAACGCTCTTGCAACGTATTTGGAGCAGTCACGGACTAGGTGA
- a CDS encoding SDR family oxidoreductase produces the protein MAGRLSGKVAVVSGGARGMGASHVRSLVDEGAKVVFGDILDSEGEAVAKDVGAQSRYVHLDVTRPEDWERLVTAAVDDFGGVDILVNNAGIINVGIIEDYELAEWQRILDINLTGVFLGIRAVVPTMKAAGRGSIINISSIEGMAGTIACHGYTATKFAVRGLTKSTALELGPSGIRVNSIHPGLIKTPMTEWVPDDIFQTALGRAAEPKEVSNLVVYLASDESSYSTGSEFVVDGGCTAGLGHKDFSAVDTEQQPEWVT, from the coding sequence ATGGCAGGTCGGTTGTCCGGCAAGGTCGCGGTCGTCAGCGGTGGGGCTCGCGGGATGGGCGCCTCGCACGTGCGGTCACTCGTCGACGAGGGCGCAAAGGTGGTCTTCGGCGACATCCTCGACAGCGAAGGTGAGGCGGTCGCCAAAGACGTTGGCGCACAGAGCCGTTACGTCCATCTGGATGTCACGCGGCCCGAAGACTGGGAGCGCCTGGTCACGGCCGCGGTCGACGACTTCGGTGGCGTGGACATTCTGGTGAACAACGCCGGGATCATCAACGTCGGCATCATCGAGGACTACGAGCTCGCGGAATGGCAGCGCATCCTCGACATCAACCTGACTGGCGTCTTCCTCGGTATCCGCGCCGTCGTGCCGACGATGAAGGCCGCGGGCCGCGGGTCGATCATCAACATCTCGTCCATCGAAGGCATGGCCGGCACCATCGCCTGCCACGGCTACACCGCCACCAAGTTCGCGGTGCGCGGGCTGACGAAGTCCACCGCACTGGAATTGGGACCGAGCGGAATTCGAGTCAATTCGATCCATCCGGGTCTGATCAAAACCCCGATGACCGAGTGGGTGCCAGACGACATCTTCCAGACCGCGCTCGGTCGAGCGGCCGAGCCCAAAGAGGTTTCCAACCTGGTGGTCTACCTGGCCAGTGACGAGTCCAGTTATTCAACTGGTTCGGAGTTCGTCGTCGATGGCGGTTGCACCGCCGGCCTGGGACACAAGGACTTCTCCGCTGTCGACACCGAACAGCAACCCGAGTGGGTCACCTAG
- a CDS encoding PE-PPE domain-containing protein: protein MSKVAVSIVVAAPSILASSFFLLSAPTVRHLDYKLVDDEALVIIPVDNPAYADAAADLYLKAAGMTVDPDYSNVATLDMPEVVSGGSLNDAVNYGVSELVGKIETEYDAHDFSADDPLYVFGYSQSSVVIGMAEQQLHDYGIDSKALDFVLVGDSASSQGGFLNSFLDEFPTSWQPYIVDLFKEFGADEVLGQVTPNDLFPTQVYSLSGDGWSIYDHGLNNAGLFTDHLEYLGLTTQEIASAGAPVIDGMTEYFTIQDSMVNSLEALLTQLQIADSILF, encoded by the coding sequence ATGTCGAAAGTCGCTGTCAGCATAGTTGTTGCGGCCCCGTCAATCCTCGCAAGTTCTTTCTTTCTGCTATCCGCCCCTACCGTCCGGCATCTCGATTACAAACTGGTCGACGACGAAGCGCTGGTCATCATTCCGGTTGACAATCCGGCATACGCCGACGCCGCCGCCGACCTGTATCTGAAAGCGGCGGGGATGACCGTCGATCCCGACTACAGCAACGTAGCAACTCTGGACATGCCGGAGGTCGTCTCGGGCGGCAGCCTCAACGATGCGGTCAACTACGGCGTCAGCGAGTTGGTCGGCAAGATCGAGACTGAGTACGACGCCCATGATTTCAGCGCTGATGACCCGCTGTATGTCTTCGGGTACTCGCAAAGCTCCGTCGTCATCGGCATGGCAGAACAGCAGCTTCATGACTACGGCATCGACAGCAAAGCCTTGGATTTCGTACTGGTGGGTGACAGCGCGTCGTCCCAAGGGGGATTCCTCAATTCCTTCCTCGACGAGTTCCCGACGTCATGGCAGCCATACATTGTCGACTTGTTCAAAGAATTCGGCGCCGACGAGGTGCTGGGCCAGGTCACTCCAAACGATCTCTTTCCGACGCAGGTCTACTCGCTATCGGGAGACGGCTGGTCGATCTACGATCACGGCCTCAACAACGCCGGCTTATTCACCGACCATCTCGAGTATCTCGGCCTCACCACCCAGGAAATTGCATCGGCGGGGGCGCCAGTAATCGACGGCATGACCGAGTACTTCACCATCCAGGACTCGATGGTCAACAGCCTCGAGGCGCTGCTGACCCAGCTGCAAATCGCCGACAGCATCCTGTTCTGA
- a CDS encoding catalase, producing the protein MTERYTTTDSGAPAPSDERSLTVGPDGPILLQDHYLIEQMAQFNRERIPERQPHAKGGGAFGHFEVTNDVSQYTRAAVFQPGTKTQTLARFSTVAGERGSPDTWRDPRGFALKFYTSEGNFDMVGNNTPVFFIRDPMKFQHFIRSQKRMQATNLRDNNMQWDFWTLSPESAHQVTWLMGDRGIPKNWRHMNGYSSHTYSWINAADDIFWVKYHFISDQGIDFLTQEDADQLAGEDGDYHQRDLYESIEAGNHPSWTLKMQIMPFEEAKTYRFNPFDLTKVWPHGDYPLIEVGKLTLDRNVTDYHTEIEQAAFEPNNIVPGTGLSPDKMLLARGFSYSDAHRARLGTNYRQIPVNTPHVEVNSYSKDGAMRIKNVTDPVYAPNSYGGPHADPARAAEVRWQADGEMIRAAYTLRAEDDDWGQAGTMVREVFDDAARERLVHNIVGHISKGVKEPVLSRVFEYWRNVDPDIGKKVEEEFRSG; encoded by the coding sequence ATGACCGAGCGATACACCACCACCGACAGCGGCGCTCCCGCGCCCAGCGATGAGCGATCGCTGACCGTCGGGCCGGACGGGCCCATCCTGCTGCAGGATCATTACCTGATCGAGCAGATGGCTCAGTTCAACCGCGAGCGCATTCCCGAACGTCAGCCACATGCCAAGGGCGGCGGCGCCTTCGGGCATTTCGAAGTCACGAACGACGTCAGTCAATACACCCGCGCCGCTGTCTTCCAGCCGGGCACCAAGACCCAGACGCTGGCTAGATTCTCGACGGTCGCCGGCGAACGCGGCAGCCCAGACACCTGGCGCGACCCGCGCGGTTTTGCGTTGAAGTTCTACACATCCGAAGGCAACTTCGACATGGTCGGCAACAACACGCCGGTCTTTTTCATCCGTGACCCGATGAAGTTCCAGCACTTCATCCGCTCTCAAAAGCGTATGCAGGCAACGAATCTGCGCGACAACAACATGCAGTGGGATTTTTGGACGCTGTCTCCCGAGTCGGCGCATCAGGTGACCTGGCTGATGGGGGATCGGGGTATTCCGAAGAACTGGCGCCACATGAACGGCTACAGCAGCCACACCTACAGCTGGATCAACGCCGCCGACGACATCTTCTGGGTGAAGTACCACTTCATCAGCGATCAGGGCATCGACTTCCTGACGCAAGAAGATGCTGACCAACTGGCCGGTGAAGACGGCGACTACCACCAGCGCGACCTCTACGAGTCGATCGAGGCCGGTAACCACCCGAGCTGGACCCTCAAGATGCAGATCATGCCGTTCGAAGAGGCAAAGACTTACCGCTTCAACCCCTTCGACCTGACGAAGGTGTGGCCGCATGGCGACTATCCGTTGATCGAGGTCGGCAAGTTGACGCTCGACCGCAATGTCACCGACTATCACACCGAGATCGAGCAAGCCGCCTTCGAGCCGAACAACATCGTGCCAGGCACCGGGCTGAGCCCCGACAAGATGTTGCTGGCCCGCGGATTTTCCTATTCCGACGCGCACCGCGCGCGGCTCGGAACCAACTACAGGCAGATCCCGGTCAACACTCCGCACGTCGAGGTCAACAGCTACTCCAAAGACGGCGCAATGCGGATAAAGAACGTCACCGACCCGGTCTACGCTCCCAACTCGTATGGCGGCCCCCATGCCGACCCGGCCCGAGCCGCGGAGGTGCGCTGGCAAGCCGACGGCGAGATGATCCGCGCCGCGTACACGCTGCGCGCCGAGGACGACGACTGGGGTCAGGCCGGCACCATGGTGCGCGAGGTTTTCGACGACGCTGCGCGAGAGCGTCTCGTGCACAACATCGTTGGGCACATTTCCAAGGGCGTCAAAGAGCCGGTTTTATCCCGGGTATTCGAATACTGGCGCAACGTGGATCCCGATATTGGAAAGAAAGTTGAAGAGGAATTCCGATCCGGATAG